In a single window of the Candidatus Celerinatantimonas neptuna genome:
- the hisD gene encoding Histidinol dehydrogenase, giving the protein MQTIIWNQLNEQQKERVLERPAITNGAQISSTVQDIIEKVKKDGDTALKELCARFDKINNVQLAITQEQIEQSSERLSDDFKQAIKTASRNIRQFHEAQRPTPVMIETSPQVRCELRYSAIERVGLYVPGGTAPLPSTVMMLAIPALIAGCKTIILCSPPPISDAILYTASVCGVENIYAVGGAQAVAAMAYGTQTIPKVDKIFGPGNSYVTEAKRQVSDDFRGAAMDIPAGPSEVLVIADENANADFIAADLLSQAEHGPDSQVVLVTNSKKQAKSVELSIQRQCQQLSRSQIAEKALENSRLIVVEDLQQAIGLSNLYGPEHLIIQTEQPRALLPDVHNAGSVFLGAWTPESVGDYASGTNHTLPTYGYTRTYSSLGTADFMKRYTVQELSESGLRQLAPTVIEIANAEGLSAHRRAVTLRTGEES; this is encoded by the coding sequence ATGCAAACCATCATCTGGAATCAACTGAACGAACAACAAAAAGAACGAGTTTTAGAACGCCCGGCCATCACTAATGGAGCCCAAATCAGTTCAACAGTTCAAGACATCATCGAGAAAGTAAAAAAAGATGGCGATACAGCATTAAAAGAACTCTGCGCCCGGTTTGATAAAATCAATAATGTTCAACTTGCCATTACTCAAGAGCAAATCGAACAAAGTAGTGAGCGCTTAAGCGATGATTTTAAACAAGCAATTAAAACAGCCAGTCGTAATATCCGCCAATTTCATGAGGCACAAAGACCTACTCCGGTAATGATTGAAACAAGTCCACAAGTTCGTTGTGAACTACGTTATAGTGCAATCGAACGAGTGGGTTTGTATGTCCCCGGGGGCACTGCGCCTTTACCATCAACGGTCATGATGTTAGCCATTCCTGCGCTCATTGCGGGTTGTAAAACCATCATTTTATGCTCACCGCCTCCAATCAGTGATGCCATCTTATATACCGCCAGCGTTTGTGGTGTTGAAAACATATATGCTGTAGGTGGCGCGCAGGCAGTCGCAGCAATGGCTTACGGAACCCAAACCATTCCCAAAGTCGATAAAATCTTCGGCCCGGGTAATTCTTATGTCACAGAAGCCAAACGGCAGGTTTCAGATGATTTCAGAGGTGCTGCGATGGATATTCCCGCCGGCCCATCTGAAGTACTGGTGATTGCTGATGAAAACGCTAATGCCGATTTTATTGCCGCTGATTTACTATCTCAGGCTGAACACGGACCTGACTCTCAGGTTGTTTTAGTCACAAATAGTAAAAAACAAGCTAAATCCGTTGAATTATCAATTCAACGACAATGTCAGCAACTATCCCGAAGCCAGATTGCAGAAAAAGCTTTAGAAAATAGCCGACTCATCGTTGTCGAAGATCTTCAACAAGCCATCGGGTTATCTAATCTTTATGGTCCTGAGCATTTGATCATCCAGACAGAACAACCAAGAGCCCTACTTCCTGACGTTCACAATGCAGGCAGTGTCTTTCTTGGTGCATGGACTCCAGAATCAGTCGGCGACTATGCAAGCGGCACAAACCATACGCTACCAACTTATGGTTATACACGAACTTATTCAAGCCTTGGAACAGCCGACTTCATGAAACGCTACACTGTTCAGGAACTGAGTGAATCTGGTTTAAGACAGTTAGCTCCAACTGTCATCGAAATAGCCAATGCTGAAGGATTAAGTGCCCACCGCCGGGCCGTTACCCTTCGCACCGGGGAGGAATCATAA